The Collibacillus ludicampi region AGCCGATGGCGGTCATTCGTGAGAAATTGATGCACATTTTTCGAGAAAAAAATCTTGTGATTCCCGAAAGCGAAATCCATGCGATTCTTTGTTATTTTGTCTAAAGGAAAAGGAGGATAAAGTTGGATCTTCTCATTCAAAACGGAACGGTCGCGGATCCTTCTCAACGCATTTTTCGTTCTCTTGATGTGGGAGTGAAAAACGGAAAAATTGTTGGACTCTTTGAACCGGGGGCGATTTCCGCGGAATCGGCGAAGGTAAGAATCGACGCTTCCGGATGTTTGGTGACCCCCGGGTTCATTGACCTTCACGTCCATGTATTTGAACATCGGACAGAGTTAGGAATTCACGCGGATCTTGTCGGGGTGAAGCAAGGGGTGACTACGATTGTAGACGCCGGAAGTACAGGCTCTCGTGATTTCCAATCATTCCTTACCGAAGTTGTTGAAAAAAACCAAACGCAAGTGCTGTTGTGGATCAATATCGCTTCCCAAGGACTTTGTGATGGCCGTTCGGAATTATCGGATCTGAGTATGTTGAAGCCGGATGAAACAGAAGCGTTAATCAATCAATACCCGGTGATACGGGGGATTAAAGTCCGCATGAGTCGTTCGGTCGTGAAGGGAAACGGCTTACAGCCTTTAGTCATTGCCAAGAAACTCGCACAAAAAGTGGGACTCCCTCTTATGGTCCATATAGGAAACGCTCCGCCTCGACTTGGCGAGATTCTGGATCTGCTCGATGCTGGTGATGTTGTTACACATGCTTTTCATGGGAAGGAGGGCGGGATCGTAGATGAAAATGGTTCAATACTTCCGGAAGCGGAGAGAGCACTCAAACGAGGTGTACTTTTTGATGTAGGACATGGCAGTTCAAGTTTCAGCTTTCGAACCATGAAGCGGGCAAAAGAACTCAACGTTTTTCCTCAC contains the following coding sequences:
- a CDS encoding amidohydrolase/deacetylase family metallohydrolase; amino-acid sequence: MDLLIQNGTVADPSQRIFRSLDVGVKNGKIVGLFEPGAISAESAKVRIDASGCLVTPGFIDLHVHVFEHRTELGIHADLVGVKQGVTTIVDAGSTGSRDFQSFLTEVVEKNQTQVLLWINIASQGLCDGRSELSDLSMLKPDETEALINQYPVIRGIKVRMSRSVVKGNGLQPLVIAKKLAQKVGLPLMVHIGNAPPRLGEILDLLDAGDVVTHAFHGKEGGIVDENGSILPEAERALKRGVLFDVGHGSSSFSFRTMKRAKELNVFPHTISTDIYCENINGPVFSLVTTMTKLLSLGFTVEEVIEASTWRPAKVLGLSNEIGTLKEQTIADITILKMIPEPITLIDSENEKMVGNPHLLVQYTIKAGKVLKHV